The Campylobacter ureolyticus ACS-301-V-Sch3b genomic sequence TTATATGAACAGGAAGCAAATCAGGATCTGGGAAATAGCGGTATTCTGCACTATCTTCTTTGCTTCTCATTGATCTAGTTGTCAAATTAGTTGTATCAAAAAGCCTTGTTTCTTGAACAACTTCACTTTCATATTTGCCATCTTCATAAGCTGCAATTTGGCGATCTACCTCATACTCAATTGCTTTTTGTATAAATCTAAATGAGTTTAAATTTTTTATCTCAACTCTTGTGCCGTATTTACTCTCACCTTTTGGACGAATACTAACATTAACATCGCATCTAAAGCTTCCTTCTTGCATATTTGCATCACTTATATTAATAAACCTTAAAATTGAGTGAAGTTTTTTAAGATATGCAACTGCTTCATCACTACTTCTTAAATCAGGCTCGCTAACGATTTCTAAAAGCGGAGTTCCAGCTCTATTTAAATCAACCAAACTTCTATCTTTTTCGTGGTTGTTTTTACCAGCATCTTCTTCTAAGTGTGCTCTTGTAATGCCTATTCGCTTATTGCTTACTTCATCTGTGTCTATATATAACTCTCCATGCTCAACAATAGGAATAGTAAATTGAGAAATTTGATAGGCTTTTGGAAGATCTGGATAAAAATAGTTTTTTCTATCAAAAACAGAGTTTTGATTAATCTTTGCATTTACAGCTGTTCCAAAACTAATTGCCTTTTTAACAGCTTCTTTATTTAAAACTGGCAAAGCTCCAGGAAGCGCTAAGCAAACTGGACAAACATGAGTGTTTTGTTTATCTCCAAAACTTGTAGAGCAAGAACAAAAAATCTTACTTTTTGTATTTAACTGACAATGAACTTCTAAACCGATAACTGTTTCAAATACCATATAATAATCCTTATAAAATTTCTAATTCGTTATTTTACTATAAAAAGTTTTTAAATTTGATAAAGTTTTGTAATAAAAAGAATAAAAAAGCAAATTTAGCCCAATTTTGAGCTAAATTTTAATAATTTAATTTTAATGTTCGTCGATTACAACAGCACCTGCTAAATAAACATAACTTAAAACAACGAAAATAAATGTTTGAAGTATAGCCATAAAAGTTAAAAGCGCATAAGGAATCATCGGAACAAACCAAGGTGCAAGTGTAAGCATAACCAATAAGAATAAATCATCACCTTTTATATTTCCAAACAAACGAAATGACAAAGAAACAACTCTTGAAAGGTGAGAAACTATTTCTATTACAAATATAAATGGAGCCATGACTTTTATTGGACCACAAAAACTTTTCATATATCCAAAAAATCCATTTATTTTAACACCTTGATAGTGATAATAAAGAAAAACACAAGTTGTAAGAGCTAAGGTTAGATTTAAACTAGCTGTTGGTGCCTCAAAACCAGGAACCATACCAACAATGTTTGCAGTAAAAATAACAAGGCCTAAAGTTCCAACAAGTGGTAAATATCTTCTTGCTAACTCATAACTTCCCATTGCATCTTTTCCAATAGAAATAATGCCGTTTATATAAGCTTCAAAAATATTTTGAGCACCATAAGGCACAAGTTGAAGTGAGTTTGTCGCCATTCTAGCAAGTAAAACAACAATAGCAACTATAAGCAAAAAGTGAAATACATAAATAAAAGTATGATTATAAGTAATCAAACTACCAGCAAATAAAAATATATCTTTTAGCATTCTAACCCCATAAATAAAAATTAATAAGCTATTCTACACTATTTTTGGTTAAACAATATTTAAATTTTACTTTTTATTTTACAATATCATATAAAATTTTTAAAATTGTCGCACAAACCATGATTAAAAACAGAGTTTTTATAAATTTTACATCTTTTTTAATCACCATATTTGAACCCATATATCCGCCTATCATCTGCCCAACACCCATTAAAAGCCCAATAAGCCATAAAATATGCCCGCCAAATATAAATACTATTAAAGCCACAATATTTGAAGTAAAGTTTAAAATTTTTGTGTTTGCGACAGCTTGTTTCATCGATAGTCCTAAAACACCAAGAAATGCAAAAGTCCAAAAACTACCAGTTCCAGGTCCTAAAAATCCATCATAAAATCCTATCAAAAGCCCAAAAATAATAAAAAACGCATTTTTACTCATCTTTGCTTCTTTCTGGGTTTCGCCTAAATTTGGTGAAAAAATGGTATAAATCACAACAAAAATAAGTAAAATAGGAATTATATAATTTAAAAATTTTGGATCTATAAAAAGCACACTTATAGTTCCTGTGCAAGCACCAATAAGCGTAAAAATAATACCTATAAAAATCTCTTTAAAATTTATAAAACCTTTTCTAGTAAAATTTACAGTTGCTGAAAGTGTCCCAAAACATCCTTGAAGTTTATTTGTAGCAAGTGCTGCGTGAGGTGGTACCCCAACTGCCATAAGTGCGGGCAAACAAATAAGTCCTCCACCACCAGCAATTGCATCAATAAAACCGCCAATAAAAGCAACTCCAACTAAAATTAAAATTTGCCAAATTTCAAACTCCATCTTTTTCTCCCGTTAAATATCTTTTAAAATTTCATCTATTTCACCACTTTGACCAAGCCTATAAAGTC encodes the following:
- the gatB gene encoding Asp-tRNA(Asn)/Glu-tRNA(Gln) amidotransferase subunit GatB, giving the protein MVFETVIGLEVHCQLNTKSKIFCSCSTSFGDKQNTHVCPVCLALPGALPVLNKEAVKKAISFGTAVNAKINQNSVFDRKNYFYPDLPKAYQISQFTIPIVEHGELYIDTDEVSNKRIGITRAHLEEDAGKNNHEKDRSLVDLNRAGTPLLEIVSEPDLRSSDEAVAYLKKLHSILRFINISDANMQEGSFRCDVNVSIRPKGESKYGTRVEIKNLNSFRFIQKAIEYEVDRQIAAYEDGKYESEVVQETRLFDTTNLTTRSMRSKEDSAEYRYFPDPDLLPVHISDEMMKEATNIPELPSAKLKRYVEKLDIKESDAKVIIDDYAMAVYFEDLISKGHDPKLCVTWLTVELLGRLKNGLTIETSPVDSLRMSELLKRIEDNTISQKAAKDVLDNMMENNAKVNDIIDKLGLKQISDDASILAVIDEVLSKNGDKVAEYKSGKDKLFGFFVGQVMKAGKGAFNPAKVNELLKAKL
- a CDS encoding F0F1 ATP synthase subunit A, which codes for MLKDIFLFAGSLITYNHTFIYVFHFLLIVAIVVLLARMATNSLQLVPYGAQNIFEAYINGIISIGKDAMGSYELARRYLPLVGTLGLVIFTANIVGMVPGFEAPTASLNLTLALTTCVFLYYHYQGVKINGFFGYMKSFCGPIKVMAPFIFVIEIVSHLSRVVSLSFRLFGNIKGDDLFLLVMLTLAPWFVPMIPYALLTFMAILQTFIFVVLSYVYLAGAVVIDEH
- a CDS encoding TSUP family transporter: MEFEIWQILILVGVAFIGGFIDAIAGGGGLICLPALMAVGVPPHAALATNKLQGCFGTLSATVNFTRKGFINFKEIFIGIIFTLIGACTGTISVLFIDPKFLNYIIPILLIFVVIYTIFSPNLGETQKEAKMSKNAFFIIFGLLIGFYDGFLGPGTGSFWTFAFLGVLGLSMKQAVANTKILNFTSNIVALIVFIFGGHILWLIGLLMGVGQMIGGYMGSNMVIKKDVKFIKTLFLIMVCATILKILYDIVK